A portion of the Blautia hansenii DSM 20583 genome contains these proteins:
- the whiA gene encoding DNA-binding protein WhiA, translating to MSFSGSVKEELLRYEDSARHCCIAELAAMIAFHGEIVPAPEGKLILTISSENESILRKVFTLLEKTFTMELKVSTDRQIVRKNNRFTIDIDDTELTVKILQAVKVLSADRRPVTTNALVNPIIIQRSCCKRAFLRGAFLCAGSISDPEKFYHFEVVCTTPEKAQQMQELIQSFGIDAKIVKRKKYEVVYVKEGAQIVELLGLMGAGVSLMNLENVRILKGMRNTVNRKVNCETANINKTVNAAVKQVDDIIYIRDTVGLHRLPENLEETALLRLEYPQASLKELGSLLSAPVGKSGINHRLRKICSIAEQLRGFKEEQV from the coding sequence CAGCGCAAGGCACTGCTGTATTGCAGAACTGGCAGCCATGATTGCTTTTCATGGAGAGATAGTGCCTGCGCCGGAGGGAAAATTAATTCTTACCATATCTTCGGAAAATGAAAGTATTCTTAGAAAGGTCTTTACATTACTGGAAAAAACGTTTACAATGGAACTCAAAGTTTCTACTGATAGACAGATAGTCAGGAAAAACAACCGATTTACCATTGATATAGATGATACAGAATTGACTGTTAAAATATTACAGGCAGTAAAGGTGCTCAGCGCAGACAGAAGACCCGTGACAACGAATGCTTTAGTCAATCCCATCATCATTCAAAGGAGCTGCTGTAAACGTGCATTTCTAAGAGGTGCATTTTTATGTGCCGGCTCTATTAGCGACCCTGAAAAGTTTTATCATTTCGAGGTGGTTTGTACAACACCGGAAAAGGCACAACAGATGCAGGAGCTTATACAGTCATTTGGAATTGACGCTAAAATTGTAAAGCGGAAAAAGTATGAAGTTGTTTACGTGAAGGAAGGAGCACAAATCGTAGAACTTTTAGGTCTTATGGGAGCAGGTGTATCCCTGATGAATTTGGAAAATGTCCGGATTTTGAAGGGGATGCGAAATACTGTAAACAGAAAGGTGAACTGCGAAACCGCAAATATTAACAAAACCGTAAATGCAGCAGTAAAGCAGGTGGATGATATTATATACATCCGTGATACTGTGGGACTCCACAGACTGCCTGAAAATCTGGAGGAAACAGCTTTGTTAAGATTGGAATATCCGCAGGCATCTTTAAAAGAACTAGGCAGTTTACTGTCTGCTCCGGTAGGAAAGTCAGGTATTAACCACAGATTAAGGAAGATTTGCAGCATAGCAGAACAGCTCAGAGGATTCAAGGAGGAACAGGTATGA
- a CDS encoding HPr family phosphocarrier protein — MIRKPITIGISNGLEARPIAMLVQVASQYASSIYLESEARKVNAKSIMGMMSLGLDAGESVTVSVDGADEEEAMKSIEEYLSKKEEV, encoded by the coding sequence ATGATTAGGAAACCAATTACCATCGGGATTTCAAACGGTCTTGAGGCAAGACCAATCGCAATGCTCGTACAGGTGGCAAGTCAGTATGCCAGCAGCATTTATTTGGAGAGCGAAGCAAGAAAAGTAAATGCAAAAAGCATTATGGGCATGATGAGTTTGGGATTAGACGCTGGTGAGAGTGTAACAGTTTCTGTTGATGGCGCGGATGAAGAGGAAGCCATGAAAAGTATTGAAGAATACTTGAGCAAGAAAGAAGAAGTGTAA